The DNA window ACATGGACGCCCCGCACCACACCCGGTTGCGCAAGATCATCTCCCGTGGCTTTACCCCGCGCGCCATCGGACGGCTTCGCGACGAGTTGGACAGCCGGGCGCAGAACATCGCCAAGACCGCCGCGGCGGCGGGCTCGGGAGACTTCGTCGAGCAGGTCTCCTGCGAGTTGCCGCTGCAGGCGATCGCCGGTCTGCTGGGTGTGCCGCAGGAGGACCGCGACAAGATCTTCCGCTGGTCCAACGAGATGACCGGCAACCAGGATCCCGAGTTCGCCCACGTTGACCCGGCGACGTCGTCGGCCGAGATCATCGCGTACGCCATGAAGATGGCCGAGGAGCGCGGCAAGAACCCCGGCGACGACATCGTCACCAAGCTGATCCAGGCGGACATCGAGGGCGAGAAGCTCTCCGACGACGAGTTCGGGTTCTTCGTGATGATGCTCGCCGTCGCCGGCAACGAGACCACGCGGAACTCCATCACCCACGGCATGGTCGCGTTCTCGCAGAACCCGGAGCAGTGGGAGCTGTTCAAGAGGGAACGACCCGAGACCGCGCCCGACGAGATCGTGCGCTGGGCCACCCCGGTCACCGCGTTCCAGCGCACCGCCCTGGAGGACTACGAGCTCTCCGGGGTGCAGATCAAGCAGGGCCAGCGGGTGGTGATGTTCTACCGTTCGGCCAACTTCGACGAAGAGGTTTTCCAGGATCCGTTCAGCTTCAACATCCTTCGGAACCCCAACCCGCACGTCGGTTTCGGTGGCACGGGCGCGCACTACTGCATCGGCGCCAACCTGGCCAAGATGACGATCAGCCTGATCTTCAACGCGGTCGCCGACCACATGCCGGACCTGAAGCCGATCTCGGAGCCCGAGCGGCTGCGGTCGGGCTGGCTCAACGGCATCAAGCACTGGCAGGTCGACTACACCGGTAAGTGCCCGGTGGCGCACTGAGGGATGTAAAGCCGATCATGGACTTCAATCTCACCGCGACGCAGCAGGCCGTCGCCGACGTGGTCACGTCCGCGCTGGGCCGCGAACTTTCGTGGACGGCCCTGGTCGACGGGGGGGTGACGGCGCTGCCGGTGCCCGAACGCCTCGGCGGCGACGGCGTGGGTCTGCCCGAGGTCGACGGTGCTCACCGAAGTGGGCCGCCACGGCGCCATCACGCCGGCGTTGGCCACACTGGGCCTGGGTGTGGTGCCCCTGCTCGACCTCGCCTCCGAGGAACAGCAGGACCGCTTTCTGGGCGGTGTGGCCAAGGGTGGTTTGCTGACCGCCGCGCTCGACGAACCCGGTGCCGCGCTGCCCGACCGGCCCGCCACCATGTTGGCCGGCGGGCGGCTGGCGGGCACCAAAGTCGGTGTGGCGTATGCCGAGCAGGCCGACTGGATGATCGTGACGGCGGACAACGGGGTCGCGGTGGTTTCGCCGAAGGCTGACGGCGTCCGGTTGGTGCGCACCCCGACCTCGAACGGTTCCGAGGAGTACGCGGTCACGTTCGACGACGTCGCGGTCGAGGAATCCGGTGTGCTGGCGAATGCGGGCGCGCCCCGGGTCAACCAGCTCGCGCTGGCGATGATCGGGGCGTACACCGACGGGCTGGTGGCCGGGGCGCTGCGCCTCACCGCGGACTACGTGGCCAGCCGCAAGCAGTTCGGTAAACCGCTGTCCACCTTCCAGACCGTGGCGGCACAGCTCGCGGAGGTCTACATCGCCTCGCGCACCATCGATCTGGTGGCCAAGTCCGTCGTGTGGCGGCTCTCGGAGGGCCGGGATGCCGGCGAGGACCTCGACGTCCTGGGCTACTGGATCACCTCGCAGGCGCCGCCGATGATGCAGACCTGCCACCACCTGCACGGCGGCATGGGCATGGACATCACCTATCCGATGCACCGGTACTACTCCACGATCAAGGACCTGACCCGCCTGCTGGGCGGGCCATCTCATCGCCTCGGACTGGTGGGAGCGCAATGTTCATCGATCTGACCCCGGAGCAGCGCCAGCTGCAAGCCGAGCTGCGGCAATACTTCTCGAACCTCATCTCGTCCGACGAGATGAAGGCGATGGAGCAGGACCGGCACAACGAGGCGTATCGTGCGGTGATCCGGCGGATGGGCCGCGACGGCAAGCTCGGGGTCGGGTGGCCGAAGGAGTACGGCGGCTTGGGCTTCGGCCCGATCGAGCAGTCGATCTTCGTCAACGAGGCGCATCGCGCCGACGTGCCGCTGCCCGCGGTGACGTTGCAGACGGTCGGCCCGACGCTGCAACAGTTCGGCACCGAGGCGCAGAAGAAGAAGTTCCTCCCGGCGATCCTCGCCGGTGAGGTGCATTTCGCGATCGGCTACAGCGAACCCGAGGCGGGGACCGACCTGGCATCGCTGCGGACCACCGCCGTGCGCCAGGGCGACGAGTACATCGTCAACGGCCAAAAGATGTGGACCACCGGCGGTCACGACGCCGACTACATCTGGCTAGCCTGCCGCACGGATCCGGAAGCGGTCAAACACAAGGGCATTTCGATCCTGATCGTCGATACGAAGGATCCCGGCTTCTCGTGGACGCCGGTCATCCTGTCCGACGGCGCCCACCACACCAACGCCACGTACTACAACGACGTTCGGGTGCCCGCCGA is part of the Mycobacterium sp. HUMS_12744610 genome and encodes:
- the fadE29 gene encoding acyl-CoA dehydrogenase FadE29, with translation MFIDLTPEQRQLQAELRQYFSNLISSDEMKAMEQDRHNEAYRAVIRRMGRDGKLGVGWPKEYGGLGFGPIEQSIFVNEAHRADVPLPAVTLQTVGPTLQQFGTEAQKKKFLPAILAGEVHFAIGYSEPEAGTDLASLRTTAVRQGDEYIVNGQKMWTTGGHDADYIWLACRTDPEAVKHKGISILIVDTKDPGFSWTPVILSDGAHHTNATYYNDVRVPADMLVGEENGGWQLITTQLNNERVMLGPAGRTAGIYDRVHAWASKPGSDGVTPIDHADVKRALGEIYSMWRVNELLNWQVAAAGEDINVADAASTKVFGTERIQYVGRLAEEIVGKYGNPADPGTAELLGWLDSQTKRNLVITFGGGVNEVMREMIAAAGLKVPRVPR
- a CDS encoding cytochrome P450, whose protein sequence is MPSPNLPPGFDFLDPDRNVKGLPVAELAELRKSQPVYWLDVPGGTGGFGDKGYWVITKHRDVKEISLRSDIFSSQQDCAIPVWPQEMTREQIDLQRLVMLNMDAPHHTRLRKIISRGFTPRAIGRLRDELDSRAQNIAKTAAAAGSGDFVEQVSCELPLQAIAGLLGVPQEDRDKIFRWSNEMTGNQDPEFAHVDPATSSAEIIAYAMKMAEERGKNPGDDIVTKLIQADIEGEKLSDDEFGFFVMMLAVAGNETTRNSITHGMVAFSQNPEQWELFKRERPETAPDEIVRWATPVTAFQRTALEDYELSGVQIKQGQRVVMFYRSANFDEEVFQDPFSFNILRNPNPHVGFGGTGAHYCIGANLAKMTISLIFNAVADHMPDLKPISEPERLRSGWLNGIKHWQVDYTGKCPVAH